In Nicotiana tabacum cultivar K326 chromosome 11, ASM71507v2, whole genome shotgun sequence, a single window of DNA contains:
- the LOC107769356 gene encoding pentatricopeptide repeat-containing protein PPR5 homolog, chloroplastic-like, which translates to MTLPFSCSGSVQFPCSTTTTPTFQQPKLTHNPWLNFTYKRPVFYVIRCVSTRPGRKSGTMSRIGSSEAQELVTLLMKNFSDKKPLVSTLNKYVKFVRTEHCFLLFEELGKTDNWLQCLEVFRWMQKQRWYIADNGVYSKLISVMGKKGQIRMAMWLFSEMRNSGCRPDTSVYNAVISAHLHSRDKSKALAKAMGYFEKMKGMERCSPSIVTYNILLRAFAQAKNVEQVDALLKDLEDSIVTPDIFTFNGLMDAYGKNGMIKEMEHVLSRIKSNELKPDIITFNILIDSYGKKQEFQKMEQVFKSLLRSKEKPTIPTFNSMITNYGKARLREKAELVLEKMTDLGYRPSYITYECLLMMYGHCDCVAKARELFDRVVESEKEKKVSTLNSMLDTYCMNGLPVEADALFESIHSAKAFPIDSSTYKLLYKAYTKADMKELVQKLLTCMDKDGIIPNKKFFLDALGAFGTGPLSQKAAGDNKGLNKQRGRK; encoded by the exons ATGACCCTGCCATTTTCTTGTTCCGGGTCGGTTCAATTTCCCTGCTCAACTACTACTACACCAACATTTCAACAACCCAAACTGACCCACAATCCATGGCTAAATTTCACTTACAAGAGACCCGTTTTCTATGTTATCCGTTGTGTGTCGACCCGACCCGGGAGAAAGTCGGGTACCATGAGCCGCATCGGGTCATCCGAGGCACAGGAGCTGGTGACTTTGCTGATGAAGAATTTCAGTGATAAGAAGCCATTAGTGAGCACTCTGAACAAGTACGTTAAGTTTGTGAGGACTGAACACTGTTTCTTGCTCTTTGAAGAACTTGGCAAAACTGATAATTGGCTTCAATGCCTTGAG GTTTTCAGATGGATGCAAAAACAACGGTGGTATATAGCGGATAATGGGGTTTACTCAAAGTTGATATCAGTAATGGGGAAGAAAGGGCAGATCAGAATGGCAATGTGGCTGTTCTCCGAGATGCGTAATAGTGGGTGTCGGCCAGATACCTCAGTGTACAATGCAGTCATTTCAGCCCATCTCCACTCCCGAGACAAATCCAAGGCCTTGGCAAAGGCTATGGGTTACTTTGAGAAGATGAAGGGAATGGAGCGTTGTAGTCCAAGTATTGTTACTTACAACATTCTATTGAGAGCTTTTGCTCAGGCAAAAAATGTTGAACAGGTAGATGCTCTGTTGAAAGATCTCGAGGATAGCATTGTCACTCCTGATATATTCACATTTAATGGTCTGATGGATGCCTATGGGAAAAATGGGATGATCAAGGAAATGGAGCATGTTCTCTCTCGAATAAAGAGTAATGAGCTGAAACCAGATATCATTACTTTTAACATATTGATTGATTCATATGGGAAGAAGCAGGAATTTCAGAAGATGGAACAAGTTTTTAAAAGCTTGCTTCGATCCAAGGAAAAACCTACCATTCCCACGTTTAACTCAATGATAACAAACTATGGAAAAGCACGGCTGAGAGAGAAAGCAGAGTTAGTTCTTGAGAAGATGACTGACTTAGGATATAGGCCAAGTTACATCACATATGAGTGcctccttatgatgtatgggcatTGCGACTGTGTTGCAAAAGCAAGAGAACTATTTGATAGGGTGGTAGAATCTGAAAAGGAGAAGAAGGTTTCAACACTGAATTCAATGCTTGATACTTATTGCATGAATGGTTTACCCGTAGAAGCCGACGCGCTCTTTGAGAGTATTCATTCAGCCAAAGCTTTCCCTATAGACTCCTCAACCTATAAACTTCTATATAAGGCGTACACTAAAGCCGATATGAAGGAGCTAGTACAAAAATTGCTGACTTGTATGGACAAAGATGGGATCATCCCcaacaaaaagttctttcttGATGCTTTGGGGGCCTTTGGGACTGGACCTTTAAGCCAAAAGGCAGCTGGTGATAATAAAGGATTGAACAAGCAGAGGGGCCGTAAGTGA